A region of Lycium barbarum isolate Lr01 chromosome 3, ASM1917538v2, whole genome shotgun sequence DNA encodes the following proteins:
- the LOC132631126 gene encoding transcription termination factor MTEF1, chloroplastic — protein MSSAATSFHCFSVQKLPPPPSSSCSDEQISLLSKKPKSILLKNPLYQPTHKNISLQFKEKILCLEIMGVDSGKALSQNPYLHRASLHTIHSIITFLQSKGLHQKDFARIFGMCPRILTSDINSELNPVFNFLSKDLRVPQHNLRRVINKCPRLLVCSVKDQLKPALFYLQRLGFTDLHHLAYQDPILLVSSVENTLIPKLDYLISLGFSRTEAVEMTLRCPGLFTFSIENNFKPKFDYFSQQMQGELDELKEFPQYFAFSLEKRIKPRHIELVHTGVSIPLSLMLKTTDEEFKELIRQETG, from the coding sequence ATGTCAAGTGCAGCAACATCTTTTCATTGCTTCTCTGTTCAGAAattaccaccaccaccatcatcatcatgttcagaTGAACAAATAAGTCTTTTATCAAAAAAACCAAAATCGATTCTCCTAAAGAACCCACTTTATCAACCAACTCACAAGAACATCTCGTTGCAATTCAAGGAGAAAATCTTGTGCTTAGAAATAATGGGTGTTGATTCAGGAAAAGCACTGTCTCAAAACCCTTACCTTCACAGAGCTTCTTTACACACTATTCATTCCATCATCACTTTCCTTCAATCAAAAGGACTTCACCAGAAGGACTTTGCAAGGATCTTTGGGATGTGCCCAAGAATTCTTACCTCAGATATTAATTCTGAACTCAACCCAGTTTTCAATTTCCTCTCAAAAGACCTAAGAGTCCCTCAACACAACTTGAGAAGGGTCATCAACAAGTGTCCAAGATTGCTCGTTTGCAGTGTAAAAGACCAGCTTAAACCAGCTCTCTTTTATCTTCAAAGACTTGGCTTCACAGATTTGCATCATTTAGCTTATCAAGATCCAATCTTGCTCGTTTCTAGTGTCGAAAATACCTTAATACCCAAGCTCGATTATTTGATAAGTCTAGGATTTTCAAGAACGGAAGCAGTCGAAATGACTTTGAGGTGTCCAGGACTATTCACTTTCAGCATTGAGAATAATTTCAAGCCTAAATTTGACTACTTTTCTCAACAAATGCAAGGTGAATTGGATGAATTGAAAGAGTTCCCTCAGTACTTTGCTTTTAGTTTGGAGAAAAGAATAAAACCAAGGCACATTGAACTTGTACACACTGGAGTTTCAATTCCACTGTCATTGATGCTCAAGACTACCGATGAAGAGTTCAAGGAGTTGATAAGGCAAGAAACTGGATAG